One genomic segment of Chelmon rostratus isolate fCheRos1 chromosome 22, fCheRos1.pri, whole genome shotgun sequence includes these proteins:
- the LOC121625997 gene encoding prolactin-like: MPGNIRSVSAGWVVLVCLLFCSRLTNVGAAPICTNAQAGCHVLSLANLFDRVIQHSARMHGISNDLHSEFEQYFLPSKNQIGRVSRNCHTSTILTPNGKENAQRMAREELTEVILKLLVAWRDPLWHFHQSMAHHDFNNFSSNKALEMSDMVHELRKGVEKVAEKMQMLGIISNSVSSLAAPEASFPSDSAEWRPMKDYDLLYCFRRDSNKVQNYLKILKCRIVPEYGC; the protein is encoded by the exons ATGCCTGGAAACATCCGATCAG TCTCCGCGGGGTGGGTGGTGTTGGTCTGTctgttgttctgcagcagaCTGACCAACGTGGGGGCAGCACCCATCTGCACTAATGCCCAGGCCGGGTGCCACGTCCTCTCCCTGGCTAACCTGTTTGACCGGGTCATCCAACACTCGGCCAGGATGCACGGCATTTCAAATGACCTTCACTCCGAGTTT GAGCAGTACTTCCTACCCAGTAAGAATCAGATTGGCCGGGTCAGCCGCAACTGTCACACCTCTACAATCCTCACCCCAAATGGCAAAGAGAACGCTCAGAGGATGGCG agagaggagctgaCGGAGGTGATTCTGAAGCTCCTGGTGGCATGGAGGGATCCTCTGTGGCACTTCCACCAAAGCATGGCTCACCATGACTTCAACAACTTCAGCTCGAACAAAGCTCTCGAGATGAGCGACATGGTGCACGAGCTGCGCAAAGGTGTAGAGAAGGTGGCTGAGAAG atgCAGATGTTGGGGATAATAAGTAACTCTGTGAGCAGCCTGGCTGCCCCCGAGGCCTCGTTTCCGTCTGACAGCGCCGAGTGGCGCCCGATGAAAGACTACGACCTCCTCTACTGCTTCCGCCGAGATTCCAACAAGGTCCAGAACTACCTGAAGATCCTTAAGTGTCGCATTGTTCCAGAATACGGATGCTAA
- the rint1 gene encoding RAD50-interacting protein 1 — translation MAAPTAAEPAMNKLTYDVLSPVYTTSQDSEPSSEDSGKLQDYVVDFLEKEVGGDLNNVGDLLDKLREENDELEGQVLTVSSSVPPKVSAALSAAEEARCSLEDLLQRERLISNMLNQHLQGAQPWMDNLGQMLNQVDTIERHMKYLRCLQHIEELSAAVQQCLMTSSVWEAIRAVDSMAALDTGLNQSGCSHLQDFLRETLHFWHKIIKDRLTGEFDKVLTQLHWPIISPPTQSLTPTANYQEINSQLELLVTQLLALQTSDDLLSQRALASSVPSTQPVSSATLESQAAPLCLPIQIMLLPLSKRFRYHFYGNRQTNSLSKPEWYLTQVLMWMSNSSTFMEEKIQPILDRAGATISARVELCRGLLSLVQEKVASDASRLLYDDMLFCHLVEEVLQFEKELRSNQSYPAALPGLLHLLLEDAILQKWLTVEKKMAVEKMDAMLSAEGAWSSQYKDISDMDELKAPDCAETFMTLLQVITERYRALPCPSAQLKFLGLQRELVDDFRIRLTQVMKEESRCPLGARYCAILNAVNYICTILGDWGDNVFFLQLQQAAVSLGEEAVLGGLGVMEVGRLASLEGSLFEGLLALLDRLKGDMMGRLLEWTMREITEKAKPYCQDRWLSLPSQHDQSTMSLSSSACPMMLCVRDRLLNLHQVLSLSLFQLAWQGLAERLDNFLYQDVILFNHFSDGGAAQLQFDMTRNLFPLFGHYCKRPENFFKHVKEACIILCLNVGSAILLRDLLKESEDETRDWTGAEDPPPESALHELGVYCLASCDVLILLNLRASWPGQ, via the exons ATGGCGGCGCCCACAGCGGCAGAGCCAGCAATGAACAAACTGACATATGACGTTTTAAGCCCCGTTTACACCACCAGTCAAGACAGCGAGCCTTCTTCTGAAGATTCTGGGAAGCTACAGGACTATGTTGTAGATTTCCTCGAGAAAGAGGTCGGCGGCGACCTGAACAATGTTGGCGACCTGCTGGACAAACTGAGAGAGGAAAACGACGAACTGGAGGGGCAG GTTCTGACTGTGTCCAGTTCTGTGCCTCCCAAagtttctgcagctctgtctgctgcGGAGGAGGCGAGATGTTCCCTGGAggacctgctgcagagagagcgACTTATCTCCAACATGCTGAACCAG CACCTACAGGGGGCCCAGCCTTGGATGGATAATCTTGGCCAGATGCTTAACCAAGTCGACACTATAGAGAGACACATGAAATACCTGCGGTGCCTTCAACATATAGAGGAACTCAG cgcTGCAGTCCAGCAGTGTCTGATGACCAGCAGTGTCTGGGAGGCCATAAGAGCAGTGGACAGCATGGCTGCACTGGACACTGGACTAAACCAGTCTGGGTGTTCTCACCTCCAGGACTTCCTCCGAGAAACACTTCACTTCTGGCACAAGATCATCAAAGACAGACTGACCGG TGAGTTTGATAAAGTATTGACTCAACTGCACTGGCCGATCATCTCCCCTCCTACTCAGTCTCTGACACCCACTGCCAACTATCAGGAGATCAACAgccagctggagctgctggtcaCACAGCTGCTTGCCCTGCAGACCTC TGATGACCTGTTATCCCAGAGGGCTTTGGCCTCCTCTGTACCCTCCACGCAGCCTGTTTCTTCAGCCACGCTTGAGTCCCAAGCTGCCCCCCTCTGTCTTCCCATCCAGATCATGCTGCTGCCGCTCAGCAAGAGGTTCAGATACCACTTCTATGGGAATCGACAGACCAACTCCCTCAGCAAg CCAGAGTGGTACCTCACACAGGTTCTGATGTGGATGAGCAACAGCTCAACGTTCATGGAGGAAAAGATCCAGCCTATCCTGGACCGAGCTGGGGCCACCATCAGTGCCAGG gtggagcTGTGTCGAGGCCTGTTATCTCTAGTCCAGGAGAAGGTGGCCAGTGACGCCTCCAGGCTGCTGTATGATGATATGCTCTTCTGTCACttggtggaggaggtgctgcagTTTGAGAAGGAGCTGCGAAGCAACCAGTCATACCCAGCAGCGCTGCCCGGCCTGCTTCACCTCCTGCTGGAGGACGCAATCCTCCAGAAGTGGCTCACTGTGGAAAAGAAGA TGGCAGTGGAGAAGATGGATGCCATGCTGTCAGCTGAAGGAGCCTGGAGCTCTCAGTACAAAGATATCAGTGATATGGATGAGCTGAAGGCCCCAGATTGTGCTGAGACTTTCATGACTCTGCTACAGGTCATCACTG AGCGGTACCGGGCCTTACCCTGTCCATCTGCACAGCTGAAGTTTCTGGGGCTGCAGAGAGAACTGGTGGATGACTTCCGCATACGACTCACCCAG gTGATGAAGGAGGAGTCTCGCTGCCCGCTGGGTGCTCGTTATTGTGCCATCCTTAATGCTGTCAACTACATTTGCACCATCCTGGGAGACTGGGGAGACAATGTG ttcttcctgcagctgcagcaggcagcggTTTCACTGGGTGAGGAAGCGGTCCTGGGAGGCCTGGGGGTGATGGAGGTGGGTCGCCTGGCTTCTCTGGAGGGCTCTCTGTTTGAGGGTCTGTTGGCATTGCTGGACCGACTTAAAGGGGACATGATGGGAAGACTTCTGGAATGGACCATGagagaaatcacagaaaaagcCAAACCATACTGCCAAGACAG GTGGTTATCCCTACCATCCCAGCATGACCAGTCCACCATGTCCCTGTCCAGCTCAGCATGTCCCATGATGCTATGTGTGAGGGACAGATTGTTGAACCTTCATCAGGTCCTGAGTCTTTCTCTGTTCCAACTGGCCTGGCAGGGCCTGGCTGAGAGGCTTGACAACTTTCTGTACCAGGAT GTGATCCTGTTTAATCATTTCAGTGATGGCGGGGCAGCTCAGCTTCAGTTCGACATGACCAGAAACCTATTTCCTCTGTTTGGTCACTACTGCAAAAGACCTGAGAACTTCTTTAAGCA tGTTAAGGAAGCGTGTATCATCTTGTGTCTAAACGTCGGCTCTGCTATTCTGCTAAGAGATCTCCTTAAAGAGTCAGAGGACGAGACGAGAGATTGGACAGGTGCAGAGGATCCTCCGCCAGAGTCTGCATTGCACGAGTTGGGGGTTTACTGCTTGGCATCCTGTGATGTGCTGATTCTTCTCAACCTCAGAGCCTCCTGGCCTGGACAGTAA